A single genomic interval of bacterium harbors:
- a CDS encoding DUF4150 domain-containing protein, producing the protein MCLPASTNGGGMCLAFPDVCKTPAPPAGPIPLPYPNVAQLAQANAATCSQKVLICNKKAVHKGTQIPMSSGDEAGSVCGVVSNMIKGPAAFKLGSMKVKAEGQQLVYVGCMTGQNGSNANMPAGAQIAPSQVRVLVSP; encoded by the coding sequence ATGTGTCTACCGGCTTCGACGAACGGCGGCGGGATGTGCCTCGCGTTTCCCGACGTCTGCAAGACCCCCGCGCCCCCCGCGGGGCCGATCCCGCTGCCGTATCCGAACGTCGCGCAGCTGGCGCAGGCCAACGCGGCCACCTGCTCGCAGAAGGTCCTGATCTGCAACAAGAAGGCCGTGCACAAGGGAACGCAGATCCCGATGTCGAGCGGCGACGAGGCGGGCTCGGTGTGCGGCGTCGTCTCGAACATGATCAAGGGGCCGGCGGCGTTCAAGCTGGGCAGCATGAAAGTGAAGGCGGAAGGCCAGCAGCTCGTCTATGTCGGCTGCATGACCGGCCAGAACGGCTCGAACGCCAACATGCCCGCCGGCGCCCAGATCGCCCCCAGCCAAGTGCGCGTCCTCGTCTCTCCCTGA